In one Conger conger chromosome 5, fConCon1.1, whole genome shotgun sequence genomic region, the following are encoded:
- the LOC133129693 gene encoding protein Niban 1-like, producing the protein MGVSSSSLLDESKSNYIKGRTEAELKNFSPHYRRQYAVAYFSQLQEEVEQHRTGHTHLLKQRAPPENAEILYEESVLYLDDSRKWKERFVVVRANYSLECHDSNESFTKGVPPRHKIQPTGGSVLVSEEQYKALVDKTFPDPNGVKEEAAPPIVVMPGQFPVYLQLPYHRDAYFCFPQEERQSQFISILTDCIRHQNHDFLKKTTCDVQAFLRAIQSYRQEKGHYESWDMLIGSDVQVLANLVMEELLPSLQTELLPRLKGKKTERKRVWFATVEAAYALVQDQLREGLVALKEECAASAKQQEALIRSDMDQIISSRAFLEGKLQAMVSDPAMRFCSEHVQPYLTSILEELMGPVSAGFQETRQVCEGRIDGLCRDFQENRDGLKEALGQLRRASLRDCYRHVDVLREKLHELRNRFKFSNTERLVQSAQIDIQQLMENAVYTFELLLQTALKENQTKPGSIMEKAKLRVLKQYDYDSSTVRKRIFQQALVDITLPAIKRSLAPSCKLELQKFDQFIFADYTNFIEVENVYEGILLKILTAEVSKVVKEAASLKKHNLFVDSTDLQSVSQASLSERCTPPRSAPSSPAKAPPPSSQQPTAPLQGNGLLEGPAVGDTKKEAIPTDPPTAQPPPSPSVTVTGAKEDPSESSPVSPGPGGAPEGTSADAVPVTEATSAEEPVTDKPADINPSSEVPVSGAVQLVSPTEGKDNSAVHLDITADEKGSGTVQSAISFEGKDCGAVNLDSHTQEKECDVVCPDSLAVVKDSEAACPAADPTADVEASTALPEDLKGRESLSPIITNTESEEQSGTFSVSVSPAECIIPAITHPTEGVQEPPSSLSAGTTVEVPEGGTLDQQTKFTAEIQESVSLSEERPPEVKEEYEEEEPSLDCIREIRDLVVEIIEVEELVPSRPDSSNP; encoded by the exons GCCGGACAGAGGCGGAGCTGAAGAACTTCAGCCCGCATTATCGAAGGCAGTATGCAGTGGCCTACTTCTcccagctgcaggaggaggtggaaCAGCACAGGACCGGCCACACGCACCTCCTGAAACAGAGG GCACCCCCAGAGAATGCTGAGATCCTGTATGAGGAGAGCGTGCTTTATTTGGATGACTCCAGGAAGTGGAAGGAGAGGTTTGTGGTGGTGAGAGCCAACTACAGTCTGGAGTGCCATGACAGCAATGAG AGCTTCACAAAAGGAGTACCCCCACGCCATAAGATCCAGCCAACAGGGGGCAGCGTGTTGGTATCAGAGGAGCAGTACAAAGCCCTGGTGGACAAGACCTTCCCAGACCCTAACG GTGTGAAAGAGGAGGCTGCCCCACCTATAGTGGTGATGCCTGGACAGTTCCCCGTTTACCTGCAACTTCCCTACCACCGGGACGCTTACTTCTGTTTCCCCCAGGAAGAGCGCCAATCCCAGTTCATCTCCATACTGACTGACTGTATCCGGCACCAGAACCACG ATTTCCTGAAGAAGACAACGTGTGATGTGCAGGCCTTCCTGAGAGCCATCCAATCATACAGACAGGAGAAGGGCCACTATGAATCATGGGACATGCTGATTGGCAGCGATGTGCAG GTGCTGGCTAACCTTGTAATGGAGGAGCTGTTACCCTCACTGCAAACAGAACTGCTGCCTCGTTTGAAGGGGAagaagacagagaggaagagagtgtggTTTGCG ACAGTAGAGGCGGCCTATGCGCTGGTGCAGGACCAGCTCCGGGAGGGGCTTGTCGCTCTGAAAGAGGAGTGTGCAGCCTCGGCAAAACAACAGGAGGCCCTCATCCGCTCCGATATGGACCAGATCATCAGCTCCCGAGCCTTCCTGGAGGGAAAGCTGCAGG CCATGGTGTCTGACCCGGCCATGCGGTTCTGTTCGGAGCATGTGCAGCCGTACCTAACctccatcctggaggagctgatgGGCCCAGTGAGTGCTGGTTTCCAGGAGACGCGGCAGGTCTGCGAAGGGAGGATTGACGGGCTGTGCCGAGACTTCCAGGAGAACAGAGACGGGCTCAAAGAG gCTCTGGGGCAGTTGCGGAGGGCGAGCCTACGGGACTGTTACCGCCACGTAGACGTCCTGCGGGAAAAGCTTCATGAGCTTCGCAACCGATTCAAGTTCTCCAACACCGAACGGCTGGTCCAGAGTGCCCAGATTGACATCCAGCAG CTGATGGAGAACGCGGTTTACACATTTGAGCTACTTCTCCAAACGGCGCTGAAGGAGAACCAGACCAAACCAGGCTCTATCATGGAGAAAGCCAAACTCAGAGTCCTGAAA CAATATGACTATGACAGCAGCACGGTGCGGAAGAGGATCTTTCAGCAGGCACTGGTGGACATCACCCTCCCCGCCATCAAGAGGAGCCTGGCTCCCAGCTGCAAACTG GAACTTCAGAAATTTGATCAGTTTATTTTTGCTGATTACACAAACTTCATCGAAGTGGAAAATGTCTATGAAGGCATCTTGTTGAAAATACTGACTGCAGAAGTCAGCAAAG tgGTGAAAGAGGCTGCCAGCCTGAAGAAGCACAACCTGTTTGTGGACAGCACAGACCTACAGAGCGTGAGTCAGGCCAGCCTGAGCGAGAGATGCACCCCGCCCcgctcggccccctccagccccgcCAAGGCCCCGCCGCCCTCATCCCAGCAGCCCACGGCCCCGCTGCAGGGGAATGGCTTGCTGGAGGGCCCGGCCGTCGGGGACACAAAGAAGGAGGCCATACCCACCGACCCACCGACCGCCCAGCCACCGCCCAGCCCCAGTGTGACGGTCACCGGTGCCAAAGAGGACCCCTCGGAAAGCAGCCCAGTGTCGCCCGGTCCCGGTGGTGCCCCAGAAGGTACTAGCGCAGACGCCGTTCCTGTCACGGAGGCGACCTCGGCTGAAGAGCCAGTGACAGATAAGCCGGCCGACATTAACCCTTCCTCAGAGGTGCCGGTCAGTGGTGCAGTCCAACTTGTCTCCCCCACTGAGGGGAAGGACAATAGTGCAGTCCATCTTGATATCACAGCTGATGAGAAAGGAAGTGGTACAGTCCAAAGTGCCATCTCCTTTGAGGGAAAGGACTGTGGAGCAGTCAATCTGGACTCCCATACACAGGAGAAGGAGTGCGATGTAGTCTGTCCTGACTCCCTTGCCGTGGTGAAGGATAGTGAGGCAGCCTGTCCAGCTGCTGACCCCACTGCTGACGTCGAGGCCAGTACTGCCTTGCCTGAGGACCTTAAGGGACGTGAATCCCTTAGCCCTATAATCACAAATACTGAGAGCGAGGAACAATCCGGAACATTCTCCGTCAGTGTCAGCCCTGCAGAATGCATCATTCCCGCCATAACACACCCTACTGAAGGAGTCCAGGAGCCACCCTCCTCTCTCAGCGCTGGCACTACCGTCGAAGTCCCAGAAGGTGGCACCCTTGACCAACAAACCAAATTTACTGCGGAGATTCAAGAGTCAGTCTCCTTGAGTGAGGAGCGCCCCCCTGAGGTGAAGGAGGAgtacgaggaggaggagccgtCTTTAGACTGCATAAGGGAGATCAGAGACCTGGTGGTGGAGATTATCGAAGTTGAGGAACTGGTGCCCAGCCGCCCGGACAGCAGCAACCCATGA